A region of Haloplanus sp. XH21 DNA encodes the following proteins:
- a CDS encoding DUF5820 family protein has product MSLESLPDGWTVWHEEPAGRAILAYRPDVFDTAAFPAACMPTIYLSPGKPGRRPSAREADGWTITLFLEPEVDARVESCETREKAVETALDLARAFATGDIDYRAAYQVPREAYLDRLDELVGREA; this is encoded by the coding sequence GTGAGTCTCGAATCGCTCCCCGACGGCTGGACGGTCTGGCACGAGGAGCCGGCGGGCCGGGCCATCCTGGCCTATCGCCCGGACGTGTTCGACACGGCAGCGTTTCCGGCGGCCTGCATGCCGACCATCTACCTCTCGCCCGGGAAACCCGGGCGACGGCCGAGCGCCCGCGAGGCCGACGGCTGGACGATTACGCTCTTTCTCGAACCGGAGGTCGACGCACGGGTCGAATCCTGTGAGACGCGCGAGAAGGCCGTCGAGACGGCGCTCGACCTGGCGCGGGCGTTCGCGACGGGCGATATCGACTACCGCGCCGCCTATCAGGTGCCCCGCGAGGCCTACCTCGACCGCCTCGACGAACTCGTCGGTCGCGAGGCTTAA
- a CDS encoding YeaH/YhbH family protein, whose product MGLREDLDRFREVGEERREDLAAFIQHGDLGGSDPDSIRIPIKVVDLPEFVYDPREQGGVGQGQDGTPDVGDPVGQPEPADVDADGDEDGDEDGDPGDERGEHEYYEMDPEEFAQELDEELGLDLEPKGKEVVEEMEGDFTELTRAGPNSTLDFERLFKKGLKRKLAMDFDESFVREAMRVAGATPDDVFRWCREQNVLVSQAWIDDQWDEIPADERDRWESFESMAEHVDRTTTLDRIREEGLRDVPFRREDERYRHPEVVEKTEKNVVVVNIRDVSGSMREGKRELVERTFTPLDWYLTGKYDRAEFVYIAHDAEAWEVEREDFFGIRSGGGTRISSAYELAAEVLAERYPWAEWNRYVFAAGDSENSSNDTREHVIPLMREIPANLHAYVETQPGGTAINATHAEEVESAFDDGEDVVVAYVADPSDVTDAIYHILSTEDDA is encoded by the coding sequence ATGGGACTGAGGGAGGATCTCGACCGCTTCCGCGAGGTGGGCGAAGAGCGCCGCGAGGACCTGGCGGCGTTCATCCAGCACGGTGACCTCGGCGGGAGCGACCCGGACAGCATCCGGATCCCGATCAAAGTCGTCGACCTGCCGGAGTTCGTCTACGACCCGCGGGAACAGGGAGGCGTCGGTCAGGGACAGGACGGAACGCCCGATGTCGGCGACCCGGTCGGTCAGCCCGAGCCAGCCGATGTCGACGCTGACGGCGACGAGGATGGGGACGAAGACGGCGACCCCGGCGACGAGCGCGGCGAGCACGAGTATTACGAGATGGACCCCGAGGAGTTCGCCCAGGAACTCGACGAGGAACTCGGTCTCGACCTGGAGCCCAAGGGGAAGGAAGTGGTCGAGGAGATGGAGGGCGATTTCACCGAACTCACCCGCGCCGGGCCGAACAGCACGCTCGACTTCGAGCGCCTGTTCAAGAAAGGCCTCAAGCGGAAACTGGCGATGGATTTCGACGAGTCGTTCGTCCGCGAGGCGATGCGCGTCGCCGGGGCCACGCCGGACGATGTCTTCCGGTGGTGCCGCGAGCAGAACGTCCTCGTCTCCCAGGCGTGGATCGACGACCAGTGGGACGAAATTCCCGCGGACGAACGCGACCGCTGGGAGAGTTTCGAGTCGATGGCCGAGCACGTCGACCGGACGACCACGCTCGACCGCATCCGAGAGGAGGGCCTCCGCGACGTGCCCTTCCGCCGCGAGGACGAACGCTACCGCCACCCCGAGGTCGTCGAGAAGACGGAGAAGAACGTGGTCGTGGTGAACATCCGCGACGTGTCCGGAAGCATGCGCGAGGGGAAACGCGAACTCGTGGAGCGGACCTTTACGCCGCTCGATTGGTATCTCACCGGCAAGTACGACCGCGCCGAGTTCGTCTACATCGCCCACGACGCGGAAGCGTGGGAGGTTGAGCGGGAGGACTTCTTCGGCATCCGTAGCGGCGGCGGGACGCGCATCTCGTCGGCGTACGAACTCGCCGCGGAGGTCCTTGCGGAACGCTACCCGTGGGCGGAGTGGAACCGCTACGTCTTCGCGGCGGGCGACAGCGAGAACTCCAGCAACGACACCCGGGAGCACGTCATCCCCCTGATGCGGGAGATCCCGGCGAACCTGCACGCGTACGTCGAGACGCAGCCGGGCGGGACGGCCATCAACGCCACCCACGCCGAAGAGGTGGAGAGCGCCTTCGACGACGGCGAGGATGTCGTCGTCGCCTACGTCGCCGACCCGTCGGACGTGACCGACGCCATCTACCACATCCTGAGCACGGAGGACGACGCATGA
- a CDS encoding DUF309 domain-containing protein — translation MDDHTHDYSVAPPPTGAPTGWDPQRPESNGWEHGTLRRGVIHGVRLYNAGAFHEAHDCFEDEWYNYGSGTTESAFLHGMVQVAAGAYKHFDFENDDGMRSLFETALQYLHGVPEDYYGVAVGDIRTTLDAALDDPTVLHGWHIELDGERPAATADDFEYAESLE, via the coding sequence ATGGACGATCACACCCACGACTACAGCGTGGCGCCGCCGCCGACCGGCGCGCCGACCGGGTGGGATCCACAGCGTCCCGAATCGAACGGGTGGGAACACGGTACGCTCCGGCGTGGGGTGATCCACGGCGTCCGCCTCTACAACGCCGGTGCGTTCCACGAAGCCCACGACTGTTTCGAGGACGAATGGTACAACTACGGCTCCGGCACGACCGAGAGCGCCTTCCTGCACGGAATGGTCCAGGTCGCCGCCGGCGCGTACAAGCACTTCGACTTCGAGAACGACGACGGGATGCGCTCGCTGTTCGAGACGGCGCTCCAGTATCTCCACGGGGTCCCCGAGGACTACTACGGGGTCGCCGTCGGCGACATTCGAACGACGCTTGACGCCGCACTCGATGATCCAACTGTCCTCCACGGGTGGCACATCGAACTCGACGGGGAACGTCCGGCGGCGACGGCCGACGACTTCGAGTACGCTGAGTCGTTGGAGTGA
- a CDS encoding UPF0179 family protein, which yields MSEVTLIGTRLAEVGREFVFRGESTACEGCPYRGQCLDLSPGTRYRITDVRENAQTLDCAVHDEGVRAVEVEPTSITANVPSKAAYAGSKAKLAGSCPYTDCPSHTYCVPDGADFDTEYRIEDVIGDPPHDYCMLDRDLTLVELAPSED from the coding sequence ATGTCGGAGGTCACGCTCATCGGAACGCGCCTCGCCGAGGTGGGCCGCGAATTCGTCTTCCGCGGCGAGTCGACCGCGTGCGAGGGCTGTCCGTACCGCGGGCAGTGTCTCGACCTCTCGCCGGGAACCCGCTACCGGATCACGGACGTTCGCGAGAACGCCCAGACGCTCGACTGCGCGGTCCACGACGAAGGCGTCCGCGCCGTCGAAGTCGAACCCACGTCCATCACCGCGAACGTCCCCTCGAAGGCCGCCTACGCCGGCAGCAAAGCGAAGCTAGCCGGCTCGTGTCCCTACACCGACTGCCCGAGCCACACCTACTGCGTCCCCGACGGCGCCGACTTCGACACCGAATACCGCATCGAGGACGTGATCGGCGATCCGCCCCACGACTACTGTATGCTCGACCGGGATCTCACGCTGGTCGAACTCGCGCCGTCCGAGGACTGA
- a CDS encoding PrkA family serine protein kinase codes for MTKETLDDLSQDYKESVPSDLREAKRFDWYLDEVYDDPRIARNAHQRVADMFDYYGTAYDEDAGVVEYRMASEDPLHDGENTFYGREVHESIHEFVNKVKSGARGLGPEKRIKLLLGPVGSGKSHFDWMVRRYFEDYTASDDGRMYTFQWVNLGDIIRGQDPSDDTVVSPMNQDPLVLLPQEQRDRVLERLNETLDAPYTIRNEQSLDPASEFYMDRLLAQYDDDLKAVLDEHIEIIRLVASENKRQCVETFEPKDKKNQDETELTGDVNYSKIAVYGESDPRAFDYSGAFCNANRGLFSGEELLKLQREFLYDFLHASQEQTIKPKNNPRIDIDQVIVGRTNMPEYRDKKGDEKMEAFNDRTKRIDFPYVLEYSEEAEIYRKMLRNADVPDMHIEPHAMEMAGLFGVLTRITDPDGENVTLVQKAKAYNGEIDETDDVDVKKLREEGEEAADVAEGMDGVSARFIGDEIAEAIMDATHRGREYLSPLSVFTHFEENLENHGSIPESNVDRYHRYLELVREEYKERAIEDVRHALAYDVDEIQRQGEKYMDHVMAYIDDATVTDELTGREQEPDETFLRSVEEKLAIPSDRKDDFRQEVSNWVSRRAREGEGFDPQDNDRLRRALERKLWEDKKHNINFSALVSANELDDDERSAWIDALIEQGYSREGATEVLEFAGAEVAKSELEG; via the coding sequence ATGACGAAGGAAACCCTCGACGACCTCAGCCAGGACTACAAGGAATCGGTGCCGTCGGACCTCCGCGAAGCCAAACGCTTCGACTGGTATCTGGACGAGGTGTACGACGACCCGCGGATCGCTCGCAACGCCCACCAGCGCGTCGCCGACATGTTCGACTACTACGGGACGGCGTACGACGAAGACGCCGGCGTCGTGGAGTACCGCATGGCCTCGGAGGACCCGTTACACGACGGGGAGAACACCTTCTACGGCCGCGAAGTCCACGAATCGATCCACGAGTTCGTCAACAAGGTGAAAAGCGGCGCCCGGGGGCTCGGCCCGGAGAAACGCATCAAACTGTTGCTCGGGCCCGTCGGCTCCGGGAAGTCGCATTTCGACTGGATGGTGCGGCGGTATTTCGAGGACTATACGGCGAGCGATGACGGGCGGATGTACACGTTCCAGTGGGTGAACCTCGGTGACATCATCCGCGGACAGGATCCCAGCGACGACACCGTCGTCTCGCCGATGAACCAGGATCCCCTCGTGCTCCTCCCACAGGAACAGCGCGACCGAGTGCTGGAGCGATTGAACGAGACCCTCGACGCGCCCTACACCATTCGCAACGAGCAGTCGCTCGACCCCGCCAGCGAGTTCTACATGGATCGCCTGCTGGCGCAGTACGACGACGACCTGAAGGCCGTCCTCGACGAGCACATCGAGATCATCCGCCTCGTTGCCTCCGAGAACAAGCGCCAGTGCGTCGAGACGTTCGAGCCCAAAGACAAGAAAAATCAGGACGAGACCGAACTCACCGGCGATGTCAACTACTCCAAGATCGCCGTCTACGGCGAGTCCGACCCGCGTGCGTTCGACTACTCCGGCGCGTTCTGTAACGCCAATCGGGGGCTGTTCAGCGGCGAGGAACTCCTGAAACTCCAGCGGGAGTTCCTCTATGACTTCCTGCACGCCTCCCAGGAACAGACGATCAAGCCGAAAAACAACCCCCGTATCGACATCGACCAGGTGATCGTCGGCCGCACCAACATGCCCGAATACCGGGACAAGAAAGGCGACGAGAAGATGGAGGCGTTCAACGACCGCACCAAGCGCATCGACTTCCCGTACGTTCTGGAGTACAGCGAGGAGGCCGAAATCTACCGGAAAATGCTCCGGAACGCCGACGTGCCGGACATGCACATCGAACCCCACGCGATGGAGATGGCGGGCCTCTTCGGCGTCCTGACGCGCATCACCGACCCCGACGGCGAGAACGTCACGCTCGTCCAGAAGGCCAAGGCCTACAACGGCGAAATCGACGAGACCGACGATGTCGACGTGAAGAAGCTGCGCGAGGAAGGCGAGGAGGCCGCGGACGTCGCCGAGGGGATGGACGGCGTCTCCGCCCGGTTCATCGGCGACGAGATCGCGGAGGCCATCATGGACGCCACCCACCGCGGGCGGGAGTATCTCTCCCCGCTCTCGGTGTTCACCCACTTCGAGGAGAACCTCGAGAACCACGGCTCGATCCCCGAGTCGAACGTCGACCGCTACCACCGCTATCTCGAACTCGTCCGCGAGGAGTACAAGGAGCGCGCCATCGAGGACGTGCGCCACGCGCTCGCGTACGATGTCGACGAGATCCAGCGCCAGGGCGAGAAGTACATGGACCACGTGATGGCCTACATCGACGACGCCACCGTGACCGACGAACTCACCGGGCGCGAGCAGGAACCCGACGAGACGTTCCTGCGGTCCGTCGAGGAGAAGTTGGCGATTCCGAGCGACCGCAAGGACGACTTCCGCCAGGAGGTGTCGAACTGGGTGAGTCGGCGCGCCCGCGAGGGCGAGGGATTCGACCCGCAGGACAACGACCGCCTGCGCCGGGCGCTGGAGCGCAAACTCTGGGAGGACAAGAAACACAACATCAACTTCTCCGCGCTGGTGTCGGCGAACGAACTCGACGACGACGAGCGGAGCGCGTGGATCGATGCGCTCATCGAACAGGGCTACTCCCGCGAGGGTGCTACGGAGGTGCTGGAGTTCGCCGGCGCGGAGGTCGCAAAGAGTGAACTCGAGGGATAG
- a CDS encoding PrkA family serine protein kinase, with protein sequence MGHEYIRAGDEALSGAYEEPMRLAEYVDRALARPSIASHAPKYLLEAIESMGTRTVVEEGEERERYRFFDDPANDGEHAILGNTAVLNGFVDDLRTIAADRGKRETIIWFDGPTATGKSELKRCLINGLREYSKTEAGRRYTVEWNVASATEDRGLSYGGGTDREDDWYESPVQTHPLSVFPAEVRASILADLNEGNHVPISVDADLDPFSREAYEHLEERYRRDGGTALFSSITDPRHLRVKNYVVDVGRGIGVLHSEDDGSPKERLVGSWMPGMLRELDSRGRKNPQAFSYDGVLSQGNGLLTVVEDAAQHADLLRKLLNVPDEGRVKLDKGIGMDIDTQLLIISNPDLDVELDKYADRNGRDPLKALKRRLDKHEFGYLTTLSLEAELVRRELTSETAVWEAEGYADLDARVREGVTLSVRGSDGRVVDRELAPHSVEAAALYSVVTRLDGEDCPGDRTLVEKALLFDQGYLQEGDERIEAESFDFDGDDGSHGIPVTYTRDIVADLLQTDADRQHPDLPVERVIMPDDILDAMAEGLDDAPVFSRAEAAEYENRLAVVKSHVFDRQEADVLDAVLAEKGVDEETVNEYVEHVFAWANDEQVATDRGAVDPDPLLLKVFETEHLGRFDEGAYDGATPTAPVVAFRNEKVITAINRYAWENRDEDFAIENVDVAEIPVIRAVLDAHDWSDVQRLFEEFDPTQWADPPSGTETARVKDRTLAALRERGYTPESAELTSRKVMREVSYRWD encoded by the coding sequence ATGGGTCACGAGTACATCCGCGCGGGCGACGAGGCGCTCTCCGGAGCCTACGAGGAGCCGATGCGCCTCGCCGAGTACGTCGACCGGGCGCTCGCCCGCCCCTCCATCGCGTCGCACGCACCGAAATACCTGCTGGAAGCCATCGAATCGATGGGCACGCGAACGGTCGTCGAGGAGGGCGAGGAGCGCGAGCGCTACCGCTTCTTCGACGACCCTGCCAACGACGGCGAGCACGCCATTCTTGGCAACACCGCCGTGCTCAACGGCTTCGTCGACGACCTGCGGACCATCGCCGCCGACCGCGGCAAACGCGAGACGATCATCTGGTTCGACGGGCCGACGGCGACCGGCAAGTCCGAACTCAAGCGCTGTCTCATCAACGGGCTCCGGGAGTACTCCAAGACCGAGGCCGGACGGCGCTACACCGTCGAGTGGAACGTCGCCAGCGCCACCGAGGACCGCGGCCTGAGTTACGGCGGCGGGACCGACCGCGAGGACGACTGGTACGAGAGCCCCGTCCAGACACACCCGCTGTCGGTGTTCCCCGCAGAGGTGCGAGCGTCGATCCTGGCCGATCTCAACGAGGGGAACCACGTTCCGATCAGCGTCGACGCCGACCTCGATCCCTTCTCCCGCGAGGCGTACGAGCATCTGGAGGAGCGCTACCGCCGGGACGGGGGGACCGCCCTGTTTTCCTCCATCACCGACCCGCGCCACCTCCGGGTGAAAAACTACGTCGTCGACGTGGGGCGGGGAATCGGCGTCCTCCACTCCGAGGACGACGGGTCGCCGAAAGAGCGCCTCGTCGGGTCGTGGATGCCCGGGATGCTCCGCGAACTCGACTCCCGCGGGCGGAAGAACCCACAGGCGTTCTCCTACGACGGCGTCCTCTCGCAGGGCAACGGCCTGTTGACCGTCGTCGAGGACGCCGCCCAGCACGCGGATCTGCTCCGGAAACTCCTGAACGTCCCCGACGAGGGACGGGTCAAACTCGACAAGGGCATCGGGATGGACATCGACACGCAACTGCTCATCATCTCGAACCCCGACCTCGATGTCGAACTCGACAAGTACGCCGATCGCAACGGGCGCGACCCGCTGAAGGCGCTCAAGCGCCGTCTCGACAAACACGAGTTCGGCTACCTGACGACGCTCTCGTTGGAGGCGGAACTCGTCCGCCGGGAGTTGACCAGCGAAACCGCCGTCTGGGAGGCCGAGGGGTACGCCGATCTGGACGCGCGGGTACGGGAGGGCGTGACGCTCTCGGTGCGCGGGAGCGACGGCCGCGTCGTCGACCGGGAACTCGCGCCCCACTCCGTCGAGGCGGCGGCGCTGTACAGCGTCGTCACCCGCCTGGACGGCGAGGACTGCCCCGGTGACCGCACGCTCGTCGAGAAGGCGTTGCTGTTCGATCAGGGCTACCTGCAGGAGGGTGACGAGCGCATCGAGGCCGAATCGTTCGACTTCGACGGCGACGACGGCAGTCACGGCATCCCCGTCACGTACACGCGGGATATCGTCGCCGACCTGCTCCAGACCGACGCCGACCGCCAGCATCCCGACCTGCCGGTGGAACGAGTGATCATGCCCGACGACATCCTCGATGCGATGGCCGAGGGGCTGGACGACGCGCCCGTCTTCTCCCGCGCCGAGGCCGCGGAGTACGAAAACCGCCTCGCGGTCGTCAAGAGTCACGTCTTCGACCGGCAGGAGGCCGACGTTCTCGACGCCGTGCTCGCGGAGAAAGGCGTCGACGAGGAGACGGTCAACGAGTACGTCGAACACGTCTTCGCGTGGGCCAACGACGAGCAGGTGGCCACCGACCGCGGCGCGGTCGATCCCGACCCCCTGTTGTTGAAGGTGTTCGAAACCGAGCATCTCGGCCGGTTCGACGAGGGTGCTTACGACGGCGCCACGCCGACCGCCCCCGTCGTGGCGTTCCGCAACGAGAAGGTCATCACCGCCATCAACCGCTACGCGTGGGAGAACCGCGACGAAGACTTCGCCATCGAGAACGTCGACGTCGCGGAGATTCCGGTCATCCGGGCGGTGCTCGACGCCCACGACTGGAGCGACGTACAGCGCCTCTTCGAGGAGTTCGATCCCACGCAGTGGGCGGATCCGCCATCGGGAACGGAGACCGCTCGGGTCAAAGACCGGACGCTCGCGGCCCTCCGCGAACGAGGGTACACGCCCGAATCGGCCGAGCTGACCAGCCGCAAGGTGATGCGGGAGGTGAGTTACCGATGGGACTGA
- a CDS encoding succinylglutamate desuccinylase/aspartoacylase domain-containing protein, which yields MRIREFGDDPEVAVVAAIHGDEPCGPRAVEAILADPPAFERPVKFIVANERALDRGVRYLDDDLNRAFPGDEAAASHERRLASELLAELEGCTTLALHSTQSYAHPFALVDTVDPETADLCAALPIDTLVETGDYADGRLISYPRTIEVECGRQWSEQAAANAEQLVTAFLRATGVLPATADSAPNDDVPVFRLTGRVPKAPASEHEVFVENFERVPPGVPFASADGEDHVADDPFYPILMSAEGYETVFGYAAERRGRLADIGDESARGQSSDGASSTSVRSRSSIQ from the coding sequence ATGAGGATTCGAGAGTTCGGCGACGACCCCGAGGTGGCGGTCGTCGCGGCTATCCATGGCGACGAACCCTGTGGCCCGCGAGCGGTCGAGGCGATTCTCGCCGACCCACCTGCCTTCGAACGGCCGGTGAAGTTCATCGTCGCCAACGAGCGCGCCCTCGACCGGGGCGTGCGGTATCTGGACGACGACCTCAACCGGGCGTTCCCCGGCGACGAGGCGGCCGCGAGTCACGAACGCCGTCTCGCGAGCGAACTACTGGCCGAACTCGAGGGGTGTACGACGCTCGCGCTTCACTCCACGCAGTCGTACGCGCACCCGTTCGCGCTCGTCGATACGGTCGACCCCGAGACGGCCGACCTGTGTGCCGCGCTTCCCATCGACACCCTCGTCGAGACGGGTGACTACGCCGACGGCCGTCTCATCTCATACCCGCGGACGATCGAAGTGGAATGTGGCCGACAGTGGTCGGAGCAAGCCGCGGCGAACGCCGAACAGCTCGTCACGGCCTTCCTGCGCGCGACGGGCGTTCTCCCCGCGACGGCGGACAGCGCCCCCAACGACGACGTGCCGGTGTTCCGACTCACCGGCCGGGTGCCGAAAGCGCCCGCTTCGGAACACGAGGTGTTCGTCGAGAACTTCGAGCGCGTGCCGCCGGGCGTGCCGTTCGCGTCGGCCGACGGCGAGGACCACGTCGCCGACGATCCGTTCTATCCGATCCTGATGTCGGCGGAGGGTTACGAGACCGTGTTCGGGTACGCGGCCGAGCGTCGGGGCCGACTGGCCGACATCGGCGACGAGTCGGCGCGGGGTCAGTCCTCGGACGGCGCGAGTTCGACCAGCGTGAGATCCCGGTCGAGCATACAGTAG